In Metopolophium dirhodum isolate CAU chromosome 7, ASM1992520v1, whole genome shotgun sequence, one genomic interval encodes:
- the LOC132948404 gene encoding KRAB-A domain-containing protein 2-like codes for MDLNEMRIKFDNAILLSIESKRNDNNFFLNNEEYCERIEEIKKSKITLSTAGVKKCTKDYRNVRKYDILIINGKDRLIKTITNAPEGVRYYVKNEELFDILHSTHTAIGHGGRDRIMVELKLKYANVTKETIMVYLSLCSDCHKKSSNPKRGLVSKPILHLAYNSRAQLDLIDMQSQSVNDFRFIMNYQDPLTKFVVLNH; via the coding sequence ATGGATTTAAATGAAATGCGCATAAAATTTGATAACGCAATTCTATTATCAATTGAATCGAAACGTAACGACAACaacttttttttgaataatgaagAATATTGTGAACGAAtcgaagaaataaaaaaatctaaaattacacTATCTACGGCTGGAGTAAAAAAGTGTACGAAAGACTATAGGAATGTTCGTAAGTACGATATTCTTATTATCAACGGTAAAGATCGtcttattaaaactataaccaATGCGCCAGAGGGTGTGcgttattatgtaaaaaatgaagAGTTGTTTGATATACTTCATTCTACACATACAGCAATCGGTCACGGAGGCCGAGACCGAATTATGGttgaacttaaattaaaatacgcgAATGTGACAAAGGAAACAATAATGGTTTATTTAAGTCTATGTTCTGATTGCCATAAAAAATCTTCGAATCCAAAAAGAGGGCTTGTATCAAAACCTATTTTACATTTGGCATACAACTCACGTGCTCAACTGGATTTAATAGATATGCAATCACAGAGCGTAAATGATTTCCGATTTATAATGAATTACCAAGACCCCCTAACCAAGTTCGTTGTCTTAaaccattaa
- the LOC132948408 gene encoding KRAB-A domain-containing protein 2-like, whose protein sequence is MWGDVKIVHGKPRHSQSQGSVERANRDVEDMLATWMAENKSSDWPSGLKFIQFRKNRAFHSGIGRSPYEAMFGCSARLGVASIVLPMDEIDCLQSEEAQNDHLGSDSLDSEQCHTTQVEENGPGTGNNSELINQRQQKIQHERALYVKCLEKQAKKMVKTSNSKYPELEVGTSVWDRT, encoded by the exons ATGTGGGGTGATGTAAAAATTGTTCATGGGAAACCTCGACATAGTCAGAGCCAGGGCTCTGTCGAACGCGCCAATCGAGATGTGGAGGATATGTTGGCTACATGGATGGCTGAGAACAAAAGTAGTGATTGGCCTTCTGGATTAAAATTTATACAGTTCCGAAAAAATCGCGCTTTTCATTCAG gtattGGAAGATCACCGTATGAGGCAATGTTTGGATGTTCAGCTCGATTAGGCGTAGCGTCAATAGTTTTACCTATGGATGAAATAGACTGCCTACAATCTGAAGAAGCTCAGAATGACCATCTTGGTTCAGATTCATTGGACTCTGAACAATGTCATACTACACAAGTTGAAGAAAACGGACCAGGAACTGGAAATAACTCAGAACTTA ttaatcaACGACAGCAGAAAATTCAACACGAACGAGcattatatgttaaatgtttagAGAAACAAGcgaaaaaaatggtaaaaacatCCAATTCAAAATACCCGGAACTTGAAGTAGGAACATCTGTTTGGGACCGCACCTAG